TTCTCGTTCAATTTCCCTTTCACCAGAATGCTCGGTCGCATCATTCCCTGACACGTCCGCTTCCTCATTGGCACTGCCACTTTCTAAAAGGTCTGTGACTTCGTCCAAGTTGTGTTCAGCCATTGGTGATAGTGGCGCCAGTAGGCTTTGTGACGAACGGGCCGACTGCTGCTGTAACTAAAAACGTACATTATATTGAGCCAGAACAAGATTATGTGAAAAGTTTTCCAATAAATCTGTGTACGATCTTACACACACTGTTGCATTGGCGTCTGAATGTAAGTTCTCATACTCTTTGATGTCAAATTGACACTAGCTACAGGCTAAAGTTTTTGGGTAAACTTAAAGTACATGAACAAGATAGAGGGCGACACAATGTTGGAAAATTGGATGAATAGTCTTGGTAGGTCTAATATAAAACTGCTATAATGTTTATGCGAATTTTTGCTATTCGCTATTGCGAATTCATTTGATGCTATGTTTAAGATATAAAATTGCACGTTTAATCGTTAATATTTTAGAAGATATATTTGGTTATTGCCTAAATTGTTGTCACGCCACGTTCTAAACTTAAGATAGGCAGTTTCCACATACCTGGACAGTTTGCGCGGGTTTCACAGTAACCGGAGCTATTCGCACCAACTTTTTCGGCTTCGTAGTCACTGcacaacaaatataatattatgttagctCTCCCACAATCAGCAAACGAAACAGCTTCTGAGTTCTGACAACtgacttataatttaaattaattccaaaCTAAGTTCcatgtttaataattttcaaaatgttgttttaaatagAGAAACATTTCGTAATTAGAGTTGTGtgtcaatattatttgaattttccGTTTTccaatttctaaaattaatattttttacaagtgTCACACAGCTACACAGTGAAAACTGAATGAGAGAGTGAAAcataagatttttctttttatctgtTATAATGATTGAATGGATTTACATTTTGCTGTCGTATTTCCTGTGAGTACCAGTGGGGGTGGCTGGCCAGTGCCCATTTTCTCTGCACTCATCTGGATAAAGTTACCTGCAATGAAAATGTTGCTTGTCTCTACTCTACTAAAATACTCTTCAGGATATTTtaagaaagtaagaaaaatatagtGTTATTGATAGATTACCTTTATTATCAGCTAGGACGAAACTTTTAGAGGGAGCAGCCACGGCAGAAGTCGATCCTTTTAAGAACTGTTTCTGTGTCGCGGCTGTGGGGTTGGTTATCAGTCGAATGTATTGGATCtgttaaaacaaacacacatactttaaaatatttgcaaatataCTCTCTCGTCAGTGTAAAGCGGAGATAGGCCCAAATGGCTGGCTACCCACTTGTGTTAgttacctctggtgtttcgggtatccatacCCGGCggcggcaattacttaccatcaggtgatccggttTATACGAtaaaaagtacattttatacataaaaagttGTCAAATAAACTTACGCCTTTCCCAGGAACATTGATTTGATGTATCTGCGATCGTTGACCTTGTATCACTACATTGCCATCCTTATTGATCTGGAAGAGAAAAGATTCGATCAGCAACTCTTGAattgtaactatttatattattttttaaagaaatcctCGAATTAAACACGAGATAATGATAGTCAAGTGGATTTAACTGGTAAATTATTATGTCTAGAAATGTCTGTCAtgatttttaatagtttattctactacaatttattttttcattaattatttctcAGAAATACCACAAACCTGTGCTGTTTTCGGAGGTGCCGTAGTCTTCAGTATAACATTTTGACTTGGATTCGCCGTTATTACTACCTTCTTGGTAGTAGTAGCAACTGAAACGAGAAAACATATAGATATGcaagatttataatatttttccttctcCTAAAGTCGACAACAATTATGAGACAATagaatataacataaaatcacACATTTTGCAACAAAACATCATATTGCGCCTATAATATGCGCACGCATAACTCAGTCTCTGTTTTTTCTTTACGCCTAAAGTactgtaccgatttgaataaatatttttgttttggatactTAGTGcttttatcgagaaaggctacaGTCTATATAACATCACGTTACAATTAATAGGTGtggagcagtgcgggtgaaaccgcgcgggagtagctaaTATTGAATAGAATACCCACTTAAATCaacagaataataaataaaaaggaaaatataaaagattACCTTGTGTCGTCGCGGGCGCGATGGTAGACGAAGGAGACTTAATAGCTATTAGTTGTTTCTTAGCGAATTTCACTCCTTGTTCCGTTGGAGACGCCATTATGACCTGCAATTTGTAatgttgttaaaaataaatacctactgtCAAAATAACtgtctttaaaataaaagttatcgTTATTTTTCACTTCTAATTTcacacattatatttattataataaataaaaataataacttccatcacttatttatatgtataaaaaatatataaaagtaatttataatgcATTGCTTGCCTACCTTATTAGTTCCTATAGAGATAGGCACAGTTTTCTGCTGCATGACGTATCGCGTCTGCATATTGGCAGCAGATGAGGAAGGTAGCAGCTTAGTTATCACAGCAGACTGGCTTGCAGGATCCGTGTTTCCTTGGCCTGCATAAATGAGCATTTTGTTAAAACCTTGTTAGAAAGTAAGTAAAGAGAATGGCAATATGTAAAGTATTTCAAAGAGTTGTATTGCAAGTGTCaagaaattaaattttcttatgCGTGAGAGATAGCAGACGGAGAGACAAAGATCTACACAAGACATAATGTGTTacctattgtgtctcatatacaattacatacaacAGGTAAACTAGTGGGTATACATGTAAACTTTACATCCTCCAAAAACGTACCTTGAAGAATAACTTTGGCTAACACAGGCTTCTGAGTATTCCCACTGCTGACATTTTTAATAAGTTCAGCCTGGAAACAGAAACAACATTAATGTGATTAATGGAACATagttttacaaacattaaacaataatttagcaaaagtattaattataattgagtTGTTATAATACCTGGTCACTACTGGCGCGTACATATTGCACTGGCAGTCCCGAGCCAGAAGTAACTAGTTTGATCTTCTGGCCACCACCTGCAGGAACCATTACCAGTTGCTTCCCTATTTGAGCTGCCATGAAAAAAATGAAGTTTTTAGTGTCTGTcttatggtgctcccacacagcggttatataacgttatacaacaatatgtaacatttataacagcatgtaacatactctacaaccactgttataatttgtttaaacacaaatgttattgttacacattgttgtataacgttatataaccgctgtgtgggagcaccattacTTATTTTACTTCAGCCATTCATAAGTGAGTACTGAGTATTTTTACTGACAAAGATAAACTCAATTTTGGAACTTCAAAAGTAACTATTGATATCATTAAAAAGACAATTCCTACACCAATTCTATCCAGCATAAAATGCAttacattttatcataaaaaaactcacTTAAGAACGAGTTTCCAGTTTTCGCACCACCTTGTATAACACCAGAGAGTGACATTTTCTTCACGACATTGGCATTCTTTGTTGTGACGAGGGCAACGGGTTTTGGTGCTATTGCATATTGTTTCCCTGATGAGAAGGTGGCCGTGGACATTGGAAGAGATGAGGACACCAACTTGGGTGGCTTTGGAGCTATGGGGATTTGCCGTGGTGGGTTACTTGTGACCACCGTTTCATTCTTCTTCCGTGGTATTGCAGCCtggaaagattttttattagcaTTAAAGTTCTCTTATCATGATCCACTATTTCATGGTATTAAAAACATTGGTATAAGTTAGTTGCAaaataagtaaaacattattggagtagctattttaaattaaaaaacctaTGCCGTTTTAAAAATGGGCTCAAAAACATACCTTAACAGCAATGTATTTAGGTTGAGTATGTATCATGGTAACTTCTTGTGTTATACTGTGAGGAATATCTGGCTCAAACTGCAAATCTATCATGGACTCCTCTTGTGCTTGCATTACATTTAGACCCTggaaatgttaaataattattttagtatgcattttacaataaaagaattcaatattcaaagtaaaatatgtatgtcAATGAATTGTCTTTAGCATGGGACCACAGACCCTTCAAAAGGCAAAAAACTCAAATTAAACTAAGGGTCACCAAACTATATTTTCTGTAttaacacgttgactgtccCATCTATTTTGGATAATCTCATTGGTACGTTCaatggaacttaaaatattctactgataaaaaaagtataaaatttcgaTGGAACATTTAAGTCTTATTTATTCAAGTCTTTGTTCATACGTCCCTAGAAAATTCAAAGTTCGGGCTAACACGTCCCATCGCAGTAAAGACAGTTCAGTTGCCACTGATTAATGCATTATGTATAATGCACGGGCGTCACAGCCAGATCATATcatgcattacatgtaatgcacggACAGTCAATGTGTTAATAACAGTAgtgtatactatacatacatgtacttCATCCAATCCACTTGTTTCTGGGACAGAATCATCTTGCACGGAATACTCCTGCAATGTGTACTGGTCATTCATAAAAtctgaaactgaaataaaaaataatgttgagtaAAAGGTCAGGAAAAGTTATGTTACTACTTAGAacacacaattataatatttaataaaatcaattaaaatattaacaaaaagaaTTGATGATTCACAATGCCCAGTAAAATCGATTTGTCGGTCAAAATCCTAGTTGtctagtaataataaattatttcatagtTAAACACACATGTTATCAAATgatattacatatacataatctCATGCATGATCATTGAGTTACCACATTGCATTATAATATGCatgaatttttaaacaaatcatCCTATTTCATACCAATGACATTTAACACTATCTGACCTTCAGACATAAGCCATTATTTAGAAACTATATCATATTCATTATTTCAATGTCAAGTGATTAGTTGATACATCCATCAGGTTTTCTGGTTCAAAAGGGAGTACGCAATCAATATCATTGGAAATGTTTTACACACATATTCAAACATAAAATGCTACAACACAACAAACACGGGCAATAgtgtcatttttatgaatgtgtGTAATGAGTAATTTTGTATGACGTTGTAAGTTAGTTTTATGCAAGAGTGATATGCAAATTAGTGAAATCTAGCACAATAAATGACTTGGGATAACACATAGGTTATCATACTTTTCATTCAGATAACGGTTTTTAATCTTCAACCAGGTAagacataatataaattgtaatatgacagacatacaaaattacctATAATTTCTTCAGTGCCAGTGTCCATAAGCATCTGTTGTTCCTCAATACTCTCAAATTCCATAGGAATATCTGGTTCGTGACCAGTTGTTTCCAATGGTATGTCTTCTTGACTTACTACTCCAGCCTCATGGTCAAAGTCCATCTGAAAAATCATAAATTAGGGAATAGAATACTTAATCATATTAGAGAAAGTgacaaaattaagaaaatgttgCAAGGACAAGCTTTAGTGACTCAGCAGAATCACTTGCATATTTTGGCTTTATCCCAATTATGTTGGAATCAGCGCTGAATCTTAACAACATGcatattatacattttgtagATGGTGTAACTGCCATCTATCTCTTCAGTACATTTTAGTCAGACCCAGTGTTAGACTGCTTGGACATCTGACTTGGTGTAGCAGAAGGTACTTAGTTTTATCGTTTATATACATTTCTGCCAGATGATATCAGAATAGTCAAAAAGACCAAGATATAACAATTTATGCAAAAATCATGAATTAATGTGAACTGTCTTAGTACTGTTAATACCTACATCCTTGTTTTGGAAccgaaaattattataagtttttattaaccttgaaaaaaaaattatccaaGTCTGTATTGACTTGAACATTAGAACATAATTTGGATGTGTGAAATATCAGATTAATATTACCAGGTACAGTCTTCATTTGTTGATACAAATTAGCTCTGAATACAATTAGCTTTGTAATTCATGCAATAACACTTTTTTGTGATTACATTTTGTGCAACTAATTTCTAAACTAATTAGTTAGTTCATCTAATCTCATCATGTTTCCCCACTTTGGTGTTACACTGCATTGACCTTAGCAAGATTTAGTAAGGTGAATGAAGATTTCTGTGGGCTCTAGATCAGACAATTAAAAAATTTGATGTGACAGTGcttctaattatatttacttgatTTGTTTAGCTTCTTTGAAGGCACAAGCATAATTAAAGTGTAGAAAGATAACCAAACTTAGCAATCAATCGTTATAGAAAACTCaatgaatatttgttttgagTTGTTAGTTTCCACACTATTTCCCAAgtcattaacattaaaataccaTGAATTAACATGACAAAAACACAAATAGGGCATGAAACTGGTATACCGTGTGTTTCTAGTTTAAATTCGGGCTACTTTTTAATCTAATTCACAAGTAGTACAGTAAGATTAAGGTAAATAAACTAGGTAGTCTAAGAAAAACCTCTACTTACATTGCCCATAGCACTTTCCAAGTTTAAAGAGTCGTCCAAATTGTGTTCCATGGTAAGGCTGTGAGCACTAATGTTCTTCAATATTTCACacacaataaaatgtatttaagcaCTATTAAACTGGTTCAaaactatcaaaaatattttggagTTCAAAAGAGGCCGCCATTTTATAAGTTGTCAAATTCTGCCGACAAGCCTTTCGAAGTCTCTCAAGTCGCCACGGTTGAAAACAAATCGACACAAACATATAACGATAATGGCGGGTAAAAGTCTTCCACATGAActgtaactatttattataaacaaagaaAACCAATAATTCTTCAGTTTGTAATGCTTTTTATGCGCCTAAAACAAAGAATTTTCCTTAGAAATGTAGTAAAAGCGAGAAAAATTCTAATGGCGCTTCTTTCAATTTTTTGATGTCACAATGTAGCCAActatagaaaacaaaaattgatcGATTTGATGATTAATCGATTACAATATTACTAATtgcaatattgttatttatagtttatttatgacCAATTTAACAGttaacatataattttaaaacattatacctgaatatttttttaatattcttacttaatacatattgttttcatgatttaataacataaaattaatgtattctaGTACTTCAAAAGAAGGAATTTATAGGCTACAATAACGTTACCTGATTTCCTGTGATCTGAAATGGGGATATTATGATTGTTCAATGTTTTCATCAAGTGTTCCATTCTATAATCAATCCAGACCCTGAAGTGGAATAATATTGATAATCGACTAAGCAAAAACCGGAAACTGACTAATTTCTACAGGTATAgagaagaattttatttttctacccAAATTACCTGTCAACTTGTCTAGTGTCACTGTCAATATTGTCAAATTTTATGCCGGAGTCTGATGATCTATTcttgtttcagaaataaataagaatagtaaaaaatatcaaCTAGACTTTCAAAATGCCGATTAACTTACAAGGAGTACGTCAATATTTAAGTGAATTAAGAAATTCTGGGGGCTTGCACAAAGACCAAGCTGAAAAGTAAGTGCAAATGCATTGTTTTACACTCTACATGTTTGACAAAAGAACTTACTTTTAACCAAAACAAGTGCAGCATAATGCCATGATaatcttatatttttacattttaattacaggTACCGTAATGTTCTTATGGAAATACTAAAAAGTACAGAAACAGAATTGGCTGAATCATTAAAAGCTTTTGTAGAAGCAAGTAAGTCTGTTGTATacctttaaaaaacaaaaacgttgtgtcttttttatttcaagttgtcACACACTTTTCCCTATAGTTTATActaaacacataatataaacatttgtcCTGTGCAGTGTCATGTGCCTGTTGGTAGTTGGGTAGTTACCACAAAATctcatacaatattttcaaaagttACATCTTTTTTAGTAATAAAGAAAGCCtatcattcatatttattttcatatagtAGATTCACTAATTTCCTGCTGCTACTTAACTCCTGCTTTGTACTTTTCAGTTGTAAATGAGAATGTAAGCCTGGTGATATCTCGTCAGCTCCTGACAGATGTGAGCACTCACTTGGCATTGCTGCCTGATCTCGTCTCCCAGGAAGTCTCACACTTTGCTCTTGATGTCATTCAGCCCCGAGTCATCTCTTTTGAAGAACAGGTAAATATAAccatcatatttatatttacaataagAAAATAGTTAGTATTGAATAACATAGTACTgttatttaatcaattttctTTCCAATGAGGGTAGGCTGAACTGTACTGAGTATTGCTTGTTCATTGCTTATTTGCTCATCTTTCATCTAATGCATATAACTCGTCCTATAAGATGTCACACCTTATGTAGCCCCAGTTAAAACTAAGCCCTATAAAGCATGAAATAAATGGAAGCATTTACAAACTCCTTGATTGTCTTTTATGAGATACAGTAAAA
This sequence is a window from Spodoptera frugiperda isolate SF20-4 chromosome 5, AGI-APGP_CSIRO_Sfru_2.0, whole genome shotgun sequence. Protein-coding genes within it:
- the LOC118271933 gene encoding protein lin-54 homolog isoform X2; this encodes MEHNLDDSLNLESAMGNMDFDHEAGVVSQEDIPLETTGHEPDIPMEFESIEEQQMLMDTGTEEIIVSDFMNDQYTLQEYSVQDDSVPETSGLDEVHGLNVMQAQEESMIDLQFEPDIPHSITQEVTMIHTQPKYIAVKAAIPRKKNETVVTSNPPRQIPIAPKPPKLVSSSLPMSTATFSSGKQYAIAPKPVALVTTKNANVVKKMSLSGVIQGGAKTGNSFLTQIGKQLVMVPAGGGQKIKLVTSGSGLPVQYVRASSDQAELIKNVSSGNTQKPVLAKVILQGQGNTDPASQSAVITKLLPSSSAANMQTRYVMQQKTVPISIGTNKVIMASPTEQGVKFAKKQLIAIKSPSSTIAPATTQVATTTKKVVITANPSQNVILKTTAPPKTAQINKDGNVVIQGQRSQIHQINVPGKGIQYIRLITNPTAATQKQFLKGSTSAVAAPSKSFVLADNKVTTKPKKLVRIAPVTVKPAQTVQLQQQSARSSQSLLAPLSPMAEHNLDEVTDLLESGSANEEADVSGNDATEHSGEREIEREADRSEDERESKAALRALIADTVGEDSQDNHGVHEIEIDFERQQSSAEDENTNSMDHDSSHRSDEHPLIVIPSSFNKQMKEERSFTTIEHEVLPYLSPKASQALSESDLVSGDLGLRPRKACNCTKSQCLKLYCDCFANGEFCNRCNCNNCHNNLENEELRQKAIRACLDRNPNAFRPKIGKSKTGGPEIIRRHNKGCNCKRSGCLKNYCECYEAKIACTSMCKCVGCRNVEETLERRRDAMRLRDKLSDPMFRPPAIGQVKQPCSFMTSEVIEAVCQCLLAAGVEGDGGAGDGSAGAGPGAGLEPRPEPDPMRDVIEEFARCLQDIISASHQSTSLSVLDDGPA
- the LOC118271933 gene encoding protein lin-54 homolog isoform X1; translated protein: MEHNLDDSLNLESAMGNMDFDHEAGVVSQEDIPLETTGHEPDIPMEFESIEEQQMLMDTGTEEIIVSDFMNDQYTLQEYSVQDDSVPETSGLDEVHGLNVMQAQEESMIDLQFEPDIPHSITQEVTMIHTQPKYIAVKAAIPRKKNETVVTSNPPRQIPIAPKPPKLVSSSLPMSTATFSSGKQYAIAPKPVALVTTKNANVVKKMSLSGVIQGGAKTGNSFLTQIGKQLVMVPAGGGQKIKLVTSGSGLPVQYVRASSDQAELIKNVSSGNTQKPVLAKVILQGQGNTDPASQSAVITKLLPSSSAANMQTRYVMQQKTVPISIGTNKVIMASPTEQGVKFAKKQLIAIKSPSSTIAPATTQVATTTKKVVITANPSQNVILKTTAPPKTAQINKDGNVVIQGQRSQIHQINVPGKGIQYIRLITNPTAATQKQFLKGSTSAVAAPSKSFVLADNKGNFIQMSAEKMGTGQPPPLVLTGNTTAKLTTKPKKLVRIAPVTVKPAQTVQLQQQSARSSQSLLAPLSPMAEHNLDEVTDLLESGSANEEADVSGNDATEHSGEREIEREADRSEDERESKAALRALIADTVGEDSQDNHGVHEIEIDFERQQSSAEDENTNSMDHDSSHRSDEHPLIVIPSSFNKQMKEERSFTTIEHEVLPYLSPKASQALSESDLVSGDLGLRPRKACNCTKSQCLKLYCDCFANGEFCNRCNCNNCHNNLENEELRQKAIRACLDRNPNAFRPKIGKSKTGGPEIIRRHNKGCNCKRSGCLKNYCECYEAKIACTSMCKCVGCRNVEETLERRRDAMRLRDKLSDPMFRPPAIGQVKQPCSFMTSEVIEAVCQCLLAAGVEGDGGAGDGSAGAGPGAGLEPRPEPDPMRDVIEEFARCLQDIISASHQSTSLSVLDDGPA